One Platichthys flesus chromosome 14, fPlaFle2.1, whole genome shotgun sequence genomic region harbors:
- the stk11 gene encoding serine/threonine-protein kinase STK11, giving the protein MSSGELHHLDYLNENELMEMDTFIHRIDSTEVIYQPRRKRAKLIGKYLMGDLLGEGSYGKVKEMLDSETLCRRAVKILKKKKLRRIPNGEANVKKEIQLLRRLQHKNVIQLVDVLYNEEKQKMYMVMEYCVCGMQEMLDSVPEKRFPVFQAHGYFCQLLDGLEYLHSQGIVHKDIKPGNLLLTTDGALKISDLGVAEALHPFAEDDTCRTSQGSPAFQPPEIANGLDTFSGFKVDIWSAGVTLYNITTSLYPFEGDNIYKLFENIGKGDFTIPEECGPLLSDLLQGMLEYDPEKRFSIQNIRQHNWVRKKHPPSELPVPIPASAESRDPWRSMTVVPYLEDLHGYTEEDDDDLYDGEDEIIYTQDFTVPGQVTEEYRDQGSVDHSPAVAKPVCVNGTEGGSLNSKGKAERRSSSSSNPSRKGVSTASKIRKLSTCKQQ; this is encoded by the exons ATGAGTAGCGGGGAGCTGCATCATCTTgactatttaaatgaaaatgaactgaTGGAAATGGATACCTTCATTCACCGTATTGACTCGACAGAGGTGATCTACCAGCCACGTAGGAAGAGGGCCAAGCTGATAGGAAAGTACTTGATGGGGGATCTGCTAGGGGAGGGATCTTATGGCAAAGTGAAGGAGATGCTGGACTCAGAGACACTTTGTCGCAGAGCTGTAAAGatactgaagaagaagaagctgaggaggaTTCCTAATGGAGAAGCCAATGTGAAAAA GGAGATTCAGCTGCTGAGAAGACTCCAACACAAGAATGTGATCCAGTTGGTGGATGTCCTCTACaatgaagagaagcagaaaat GTATATGGTGATGGAGTATTGCGTGTGTGGGATGCAAGAAATGCTGGACAGCGTCCCAGAGAAAAGGTTTCCAGTATTTCAAGCTCACGG GTACTTTTGCCAACTTTTAGATGGTCTTGAATATTTGCACAGCCAGGGAATAGTTCACAAAGACATTAAACCAGGGAATCTGCTGCTGACCACAGACGGGGCGCTTAAAATCTCCGACTTGGGAGTAGCAGAG GCCCTTCACCCATTTGCAGAGGATGATACATGTCGCACTAGTCAGGGCTCTCCGGCCTTCCAGCCTCCAGAGATCGCCAACGGACTGGACACCTTTTCAGGGTTTAAAGTAGACATTTGGTCTGCTGGTGTAACACT ATACAACATTACAACGAGTCTGTATCCATTTGAGGGGGACAACATCTATAAGCTATTTGAGAACATTGGAAAAGGAGACTTCACTATTCCTGAGGAGTGTGGGCCGCTCCTGTCAGACCTGCTGCAAG gGATGCTCGAGTACGACCCTGAGAAGAGGTTTTCCATACAGAACATTAGGCAACACAA ctgGGTGCGTAAGAAACACCCTCCGTCTGAGCTCCCCGTGCCCATCCCTGCCAGCGCAGAGAGCCGGGACCCTTGGCGGAGTATGACAGTGGTGCCCTACCTGGAGGATCTGCACGGCTACACCGAGGAGGACGATGACGACCTCTACGACGGAGAGGACGAGATCATATACACTCAGGACTTCACAGTGCCAG GACAAGTGACCGAGGAATATCGGGATCAGGGGAGCGTGGATCACAGTCCAGCTGTAGCCAAGCCAGTTTGTGTGAACGGGACAGAGGGGGGTTCCCTGAACAGCAAGGGTAAAGCCGAACGCCGCTCCTCTTCGTCATCCAACCCCTCACGCAAAGGAGTCTCCACAGCCAGCAAGATCCGCAAGCTCTCCACCTGCAAACAGCAATGA